In Bacteroidales bacterium, a single genomic region encodes these proteins:
- a CDS encoding thioredoxin domain-containing protein, translating into MIKYIFIPFFLIYILFDVNAQKINEKNGVTQVNSSEFKELIKNKNATFIDVRTNSEYSAEHIENAGQLNYYALDFKKKLLLLPKNQPIYLYCNTGYRSQRAGEILIKSGYKNVYNLEHGIMEWNLKELPVVEGDKSLLNKENAMSVDDFKKLIASDTLVFIDFYAPWCGPCRKMMPMIDSLKTEYHGKVKIVKVNSDVSKKLVKELKLIGVPYLVLYKSNKLLFEKSGFATREELVNEFKK; encoded by the coding sequence ATGATTAAATATATTTTTATCCCGTTTTTTTTAATATATATTTTATTTGATGTTAATGCACAAAAGATTAATGAAAAAAACGGAGTTACCCAGGTAAATTCAAGTGAATTTAAAGAACTGATTAAAAACAAAAATGCAACTTTTATTGATGTTCGTACAAACTCGGAATATAGTGCAGAACATATTGAAAATGCAGGGCAACTGAATTATTATGCTCTCGATTTTAAGAAAAAATTATTACTTCTGCCGAAAAACCAACCAATATATTTATACTGCAACACAGGATACCGCAGCCAAAGAGCCGGGGAAATTCTTATTAAAAGCGGTTATAAAAATGTTTATAATCTTGAACATGGTATTATGGAATGGAATTTAAAAGAACTGCCTGTTGTTGAGGGAGATAAATCGCTTCTGAATAAAGAAAACGCAATGAGTGTTGATGATTTTAAAAAGCTTATTGCTTCCGACACACTTGTTTTTATTGATTTTTATGCACCGTGGTGCGGTCCTTGCCGAAAAATGATGCCTATGATTGACAGCCTTAAAACTGAATACCACGGAAAAGTGAAAATTGTAAAAGTTAATTCTGATGTAAGTAAAAAACTAGTAAAAGAATTAAAACTTATAGGAGTTCCTTACCTTGTTCTTTATAAAAGTAACAAATTGCTTTTTGAAAAAAGCGGTTTTGCAACCCGAGAAGAATTAGTTAACGAATTTAAAAAATAA
- a CDS encoding SpoIIE family protein phosphatase, producing MKQSEIKLKEALANAEMKKNKTLIQLYLKSLADFYEDKANYKEALNYYKKLHKFELDFANRELEERKKDLLDSIRYAYRIQTAIAPPKYLVDKLLPKHFILYMPKDVVSGDFYFVSEFKNKVLFAAVDCTGHGVPGALMSVIGFNGLIQGVGKDSVNTPGEILSFLDEYVNDVLRQTHDESGVKDSMDLAVCTVDFEKKEVMYAGAYNPMYYVKNGELIEIKADKLPIGVNVDGVVDIFTDHIVQLDEGDTVYIFSDGYADQFGGPRNKKFKYTQLKDVIMSVQSKPMKEQGEILKNKLIEWQGNEDQIDDILIMGVQM from the coding sequence ATGAAACAATCAGAAATAAAATTAAAAGAGGCATTGGCAAATGCAGAAATGAAAAAAAATAAAACTCTTATACAACTTTATTTAAAATCATTAGCCGATTTTTATGAGGATAAAGCAAATTATAAAGAAGCATTAAACTATTATAAGAAACTTCATAAATTTGAATTAGACTTTGCAAACAGGGAACTGGAAGAAAGAAAAAAAGATTTATTAGACAGTATCAGGTATGCTTACCGTATTCAAACAGCAATTGCACCGCCTAAATACTTAGTTGACAAACTGCTTCCTAAACATTTTATTTTATATATGCCTAAAGATGTAGTAAGCGGAGATTTTTATTTTGTTTCTGAATTTAAAAATAAAGTGCTATTTGCTGCCGTTGATTGTACCGGACACGGAGTTCCCGGAGCACTTATGTCTGTAATAGGTTTTAACGGGCTTATTCAAGGTGTCGGGAAAGACAGCGTAAATACTCCGGGAGAAATTTTATCTTTCCTTGATGAATATGTTAATGATGTATTAAGACAAACACATGACGAAAGCGGAGTTAAAGACAGCATGGATTTGGCTGTTTGCACAGTTGATTTTGAAAAAAAAGAAGTTATGTATGCAGGAGCTTACAATCCGATGTATTATGTGAAAAACGGAGAACTTATTGAAATAAAAGCCGACAAATTACCCATAGGAGTTAATGTTGACGGTGTTGTAGATATTTTTACAGACCATATTGTTCAGCTTGACGAAGGCGATACTGTTTATATTTTCTCTGACGGATATGCCGATCAATTCGGAGGGCCGAGAAATAAAAAGTTTAAATATACTCAATTAAAGGATGTAATTATGTCCGTTCAAAGTAAACCTATGAAAGAACAGGGAGAAATTTTAAAAAACAAACTTATTGAATGGCAAGGAAATGAAGACCAAATAGATGACATTTTGATTATGGGTGTGCAAATGTAA
- a CDS encoding leucine-rich repeat domain-containing protein, producing MKKLKTHFFSVLFILGLFNAVSAQSTDGDWWNSLSPAWKKVIQKQHFKGKDVNPTEEQLQEIGKMVFLDIEDNKDIKSLRPASALLLLEVIKAKNSGLESLDGIDGLINLKEIDCSDNDNINSLIPLSSLNNLEKINCGNTMVKSLVPLRYLEKLIRLDLHYTTIVDLRILKDLKNLNELDVSENISLYTLDGVNYMHDLRFLNCSKSNIDDLSPLSKLKNLERLDCSNTKVYSLRPIQLVKTLQDIDCSDTDIKPKSLDYLLGHSNLTMLRAKNIEITDAEIRVFEKLIQKRNPEATIIILPKSK from the coding sequence ATGAAAAAATTAAAAACCCATTTTTTTTCAGTCCTGTTTATATTAGGTCTGTTTAACGCTGTTTCAGCACAATCAACAGATGGAGATTGGTGGAATTCTTTATCTCCTGCATGGAAAAAAGTAATTCAAAAACAGCATTTTAAAGGAAAAGATGTAAATCCTACAGAGGAACAGTTACAAGAAATAGGTAAAATGGTATTCCTTGATATTGAAGATAATAAAGATATTAAAAGTCTTCGCCCTGCTTCGGCATTACTGCTTTTGGAAGTTATAAAAGCAAAAAACAGCGGGTTAGAAAGCCTTGACGGAATAGACGGGTTAATAAATTTAAAGGAAATTGACTGCTCAGATAATGATAATATTAATTCATTGATTCCGCTTTCGTCTCTTAATAATTTGGAAAAGATTAACTGCGGAAACACAATGGTAAAAAGCTTAGTTCCTCTCAGGTATCTTGAAAAATTAATCAGATTAGACCTTCATTATACAACAATTGTTGATTTAAGAATACTAAAAGATTTAAAAAATTTAAATGAATTAGATGTGTCAGAAAATATTTCACTTTATACTTTAGACGGTGTAAATTATATGCACGATTTAAGGTTCTTGAATTGCAGCAAATCGAATATTGACGATTTATCTCCTCTTTCTAAGCTTAAAAACCTTGAAAGATTAGATTGTTCAAATACAAAGGTTTATTCGTTGAGACCGATACAATTAGTTAAAACATTGCAAGATATTGATTGTTCCGATACTGATATTAAACCTAAAAGTTTAGATTACTTGTTAGGACATTCTAATTTAACTATGCTGAGAGCAAAAAATATTGAAATAACAGATGCCGAAATAAGGGTTTTTGAAAAGCTTATTCAAAAAAGAAATCCGGAAGCAACTATTATTATTCTGCCTAAAAGCAAATAA
- a CDS encoding PKD domain-containing protein, whose product MKTNVQTKLAGLLIAVSAIFFSIFLSNCKGHVEIFGITDSITNCSPPYVVYFYPDAEHRRKDLEYTWDFGDGTQSHDQEAVHIYQEHGLYDVTLSIKQNKSFDSKTIPLYLTIDSTAPEAKWDYFLNTDSLWAPSKVYYLNDSEHATDFYWEFGDGDTSHMKVPDFHIFDTPGTFATTLNAVCGGDTSKFSRDMIIKNSPNVMWVNEVTVWMPSAEIGSDLKLEVWYDGHRDFESGWVTGVASYPITFNIETVLFLFDGIYDRRKLEFIVFLNGDPTPEIIFDVEARDLQSDFYPMLLSFDDGYGRALESTVGYRN is encoded by the coding sequence ATGAAAACAAACGTACAAACTAAGCTTGCCGGCTTATTAATAGCGGTATCTGCTATTTTTTTCTCAATTTTTTTATCAAACTGTAAAGGACATGTTGAAATCTTTGGTATTACTGACAGTATTACTAATTGTTCTCCTCCCTATGTAGTATATTTTTATCCGGATGCAGAACACAGGAGAAAAGACTTAGAATATACTTGGGATTTCGGTGACGGAACACAATCTCACGATCAGGAAGCTGTTCATATTTATCAGGAACACGGGTTATATGATGTAACATTGTCTATCAAACAAAATAAATCTTTTGATTCTAAAACAATTCCGTTATATCTTACGATTGACTCAACTGCCCCTGAAGCAAAATGGGACTATTTTCTTAATACAGATTCACTATGGGCTCCGTCAAAAGTATATTATTTAAATGATTCAGAACATGCAACCGATTTCTATTGGGAGTTCGGTGACGGAGACACATCACACATGAAAGTCCCTGATTTTCACATATTTGATACACCGGGAACTTTTGCTACTACACTTAATGCAGTTTGCGGAGGAGATACTTCGAAATTCTCACGAGACATGATAATTAAAAATTCTCCCAATGTTATGTGGGTAAATGAAGTTACTGTTTGGATGCCGAGTGCGGAAATCGGAAGTGACTTAAAATTAGAAGTTTGGTACGACGGACACAGAGATTTTGAATCCGGTTGGGTTACGGGTGTTGCATCTTATCCGATAACATTTAATATTGAAACAGTATTATTCCTTTTCGACGGTATTTATGACAGACGTAAACTGGAGTTCATTGTTTTCTTAAACGGAGACCCGACACCTGAAATTATTTTTGATGTAGAGGCAAGGGATTTGCAAAGTGATTTTTACCCGATGTTATTATCTTTTGATGACGGGTACGGCAGAGCATTAGAATCTACGGTAGGATACAGAAATTAA
- the ychF gene encoding redox-regulated ATPase YchF: MALKCGIVGLTNIGKTTIFNCFSETKAEVTNYSFSTDKSNLGTVKVPDNRLNELEKCQTTEKIIPTVVDIIDVPGIAKGAGEGEGTGNKFLGDIRNTDALIHVLRCFDDENLQHVEGSVNPVRDMELLNFELQVKDLESVEKKIIRLEKISKSNDKDAKKGLEVLKIYKEHLENFNPAISAPVKEEDKKHVKDLNLLTIKPVMYVCNVDEESAINGNNYTEAVLESLKDEDTQVLIIAAALEADISELESKEERKEFLEDAGLVEPGVDKLIRAAYDLLNLQTFFTVGPKEIHAWTLKKGMTAPEAAGVIHSDLQKGFIRAEVMHYADFVELGSEQKCKEKGKFYIEGKNYIVEDGDILNIRFNV, from the coding sequence ATGGCACTAAAATGCGGTATTGTAGGATTAACAAACATAGGTAAAACAACAATTTTTAATTGCTTTTCCGAAACAAAAGCAGAAGTTACAAATTATAGTTTCAGTACGGATAAATCAAACCTCGGAACCGTAAAAGTTCCTGATAACAGATTAAATGAGTTGGAAAAATGCCAAACTACCGAAAAAATAATCCCTACGGTTGTTGATATTATTGATGTTCCCGGTATTGCAAAAGGTGCCGGTGAAGGCGAGGGGACTGGCAATAAGTTTCTTGGAGATATAAGAAATACAGATGCTTTAATACATGTTTTACGTTGTTTTGATGATGAAAACTTGCAACATGTTGAAGGTTCTGTTAATCCTGTTCGAGATATGGAACTTTTAAATTTTGAATTACAAGTTAAAGATTTAGAATCTGTTGAAAAGAAAATAATTCGTCTTGAAAAAATATCAAAATCAAATGATAAAGATGCAAAAAAAGGCTTAGAGGTTTTAAAAATTTATAAAGAACATTTAGAAAACTTTAACCCTGCAATTTCGGCTCCAGTTAAAGAAGAAGATAAAAAACACGTGAAAGATTTAAATCTCCTGACTATCAAACCCGTAATGTATGTCTGTAATGTTGATGAAGAATCTGCTATAAACGGAAACAATTATACAGAGGCTGTTTTAGAATCTTTGAAAGATGAAGATACACAAGTTTTAATTATTGCAGCAGCACTGGAAGCTGATATTTCAGAACTGGAATCAAAAGAAGAGCGTAAAGAATTTTTAGAAGATGCCGGGCTGGTCGAGCCCGGAGTTGATAAATTAATTCGTGCAGCTTATGACTTATTAAATCTTCAAACATTTTTTACCGTAGGACCCAAAGAAATTCATGCGTGGACATTAAAAAAAGGAATGACGGCTCCGGAAGCTGCCGGTGTTATTCACAGCGACCTTCAAAAAGGTTTTATCAGAGCAGAAGTAATGCATTATGCAGATTTTGTTGAGTTGGGTTCTGAGCAAAAATGTAAAGAAAAAGGCAAGTTCTACATTGAAGGGAAAAATTATATTGTAGAAGACGGTGATATACTGAATATTAGATTTAATGTTTAA
- a CDS encoding SpoIIE family protein phosphatase produces MLRNIKLKISIVLLLFVTINSINAQNFNKYRGLPFIRNFTPEEYNAHEQNFDIVQDTSGIMYFANFSGILQYDGTKWIKTTTKSGMRVLSLDVDLNGRVYAGGLEDFGYIEHLKNGTNSYVSLANNSEEEIGMIFEVLCNKDAVYFIAAETMYVYKDSTVSKVKFESKVKSAFLMGNNPEKNLYLFFEKDFKNKNKIQNGLVLYKNGSFQSVKDNSESQIVDVQTMFNNVDEESFVLGTATQGMFLLRNNTITEFEIPINDFLKKQGHTCGSKISETNYALGTHTGGIIISDDKGRSVQIIDKNSSLQDETINALYTDRYNSLWVATDNGISKIEVNWNLSYIDNISSGLEGKVQDIVDFNEKTFFATDNGLFFIKNNKVEKVNGINFACWDIEVVNNIMLLATTRGIYTVEDNNAVPSEYKDFSFCLSKSEYDNNVIYSGHNGRIDLYNLKNNKLKKQSSIKTIEGDVYKISDTKEGDLFAEVSPGKIFRYSFINGNGSEIKTEQHLISLHIQKKAEDIFFTSEKGLYKYENNNLGKYLLFPEDTSSYRLWIHDLYEISNEKYIITDGEQKNIAFYEKNDKSYKITQTPFLPIANFTVNTIHYSPETSIVWLGGKNGLILYNNKQAAVYDNNFSTLIRTVKSLNADSLLGFKSVDYTKLEYSDNSLRFDFSAPVYVSKGKTLYRYFLKGFDKDSSDWTELTYKDYTNIPAGKYSFTVEAKNEFGKNLNKSSFDFEILIPMYRRWWAFIIYALLLFGIIRLYMNWRMKAVEKERKVLEDTVKERTEEIEESKEEIESQRDVLYKQKKEIIDSINYAERIQSAVLPSAELMNDVVKDHFVFFKPRDIVSGDFYWVKKIRTFSFIVAADCTGHGVPGAFMSMLGSSFLNEIVTSRTLDSAGEVLNRLRNKVKKSLHQKGAEGEQKDGMDISLLIIDWETLELQFAGAYNSLYIVRKNGEQTNEEANYEFIKLKADRQPIGIYIHEKDFTNHSFQLQKGDTIYALSDGYVDQFGGDTGGKFKSGRFQKLLLSFQDKSMEEQKHILGRTFTKWKRDIEQIDDVLIIGMRI; encoded by the coding sequence ATGCTTCGAAATATCAAATTGAAAATAAGTATTGTGTTGTTGTTATTTGTAACAATAAATAGTATTAATGCTCAAAATTTTAATAAATACAGAGGCTTACCTTTTATCAGGAACTTTACACCTGAAGAGTATAATGCTCATGAGCAAAATTTTGACATAGTTCAAGATACTTCCGGAATAATGTATTTTGCTAACTTTTCAGGAATACTGCAATATGACGGAACAAAATGGATAAAAACAACTACAAAGTCAGGTATGAGAGTACTATCTCTTGATGTTGACCTTAACGGAAGAGTTTATGCCGGCGGCTTAGAAGATTTCGGTTATATAGAACATTTAAAAAACGGAACAAACTCGTATGTTTCATTAGCAAATAACTCAGAAGAAGAAATCGGGATGATTTTCGAAGTTTTATGTAATAAAGATGCAGTTTATTTTATTGCAGCTGAAACTATGTATGTTTATAAGGATTCAACAGTTTCAAAAGTCAAATTTGAAAGTAAAGTTAAATCCGCATTTCTTATGGGAAATAATCCGGAAAAAAATCTGTATCTGTTTTTTGAAAAAGATTTCAAGAACAAAAATAAAATACAAAACGGTTTAGTTTTATACAAAAACGGTTCATTTCAAAGCGTTAAAGACAATTCAGAATCTCAAATTGTTGATGTTCAAACAATGTTTAATAATGTTGACGAAGAATCTTTTGTGCTGGGTACCGCAACCCAAGGAATGTTTCTTTTAAGAAATAATACAATTACTGAATTTGAAATTCCGATAAATGATTTTCTGAAAAAACAAGGACATACCTGTGGCTCAAAAATTTCCGAAACAAATTACGCCTTAGGAACACATACCGGAGGTATTATTATTTCTGATGATAAAGGAAGATCCGTGCAAATTATAGATAAAAACAGCTCACTACAAGACGAAACAATAAATGCCTTATATACAGATAGATATAATTCGCTGTGGGTTGCAACCGATAACGGTATTTCAAAAATTGAAGTAAACTGGAACTTGTCATATATTGATAATATTTCTTCGGGGCTGGAAGGTAAAGTGCAAGATATTGTTGATTTTAACGAAAAAACATTTTTTGCCACTGATAACGGGCTGTTTTTTATTAAAAATAATAAAGTTGAAAAAGTAAACGGAATAAATTTCGCTTGCTGGGATATTGAAGTAGTAAATAACATAATGTTGCTTGCAACTACAAGAGGAATTTATACTGTTGAGGACAACAATGCCGTTCCTTCCGAATATAAAGATTTTTCTTTTTGCTTAAGCAAATCTGAATATGACAATAATGTTATTTATAGCGGACACAACGGAAGAATTGATTTATATAATCTGAAAAATAATAAGTTAAAAAAACAATCGAGTATTAAAACAATTGAAGGTGATGTTTATAAAATTTCTGATACAAAAGAAGGAGATTTATTTGCAGAAGTATCACCCGGTAAAATTTTCAGATATTCTTTTATTAACGGCAACGGAAGTGAGATAAAAACCGAGCAACACTTAATTTCTTTACATATTCAAAAGAAAGCGGAAGATATATTCTTTACTTCGGAAAAAGGTTTATATAAATATGAGAATAATAATTTGGGAAAATATTTATTGTTTCCGGAAGATACAAGTTCTTACCGGCTTTGGATACATGATTTATATGAAATATCGAACGAAAAATATATTATCACTGACGGCGAACAGAAAAACATCGCTTTTTATGAGAAAAATGACAAATCATATAAAATTACACAAACCCCTTTTCTGCCTATTGCAAACTTTACCGTAAATACAATTCATTATTCTCCCGAAACATCAATTGTTTGGCTCGGAGGTAAAAATGGTCTTATTTTATACAATAATAAACAAGCCGCAGTTTATGATAATAATTTCAGCACACTTATAAGGACTGTTAAATCTTTAAATGCCGACTCATTACTTGGCTTCAAAAGCGTAGATTATACAAAATTAGAATATTCAGATAATTCATTAAGGTTTGACTTCAGTGCACCTGTTTACGTATCAAAAGGAAAAACATTATATCGTTATTTTTTAAAAGGATTTGATAAAGACAGTTCCGATTGGACAGAATTAACCTATAAAGATTATACAAATATTCCCGCAGGAAAATATTCATTTACGGTTGAGGCTAAAAATGAATTCGGGAAAAATCTTAATAAATCAAGTTTCGATTTTGAAATTTTAATTCCGATGTACCGAAGATGGTGGGCTTTTATAATATATGCTTTGCTTTTATTCGGAATAATCAGGTTATACATGAATTGGCGAATGAAAGCTGTTGAAAAAGAAAGAAAGGTTCTTGAAGATACCGTTAAAGAAAGAACAGAAGAAATTGAAGAAAGCAAGGAAGAGATTGAAAGTCAGCGAGATGTGTTATATAAACAAAAGAAGGAAATTATCGACAGCATAAACTATGCAGAAAGAATTCAATCGGCTGTTTTACCTTCTGCTGAACTGATGAATGATGTTGTTAAAGATCATTTCGTGTTTTTTAAACCGAGAGATATTGTAAGCGGTGATTTTTATTGGGTTAAAAAAATCAGAACTTTCTCATTTATTGTTGCTGCCGATTGCACGGGGCATGGTGTTCCCGGTGCATTTATGAGTATGCTGGGAAGTTCGTTCCTTAACGAAATTGTAACTTCCAGAACACTTGACAGTGCCGGTGAGGTGTTAAATCGATTAAGAAACAAAGTAAAGAAATCATTACATCAAAAAGGAGCAGAAGGAGAACAAAAAGACGGTATGGATATTTCTTTATTAATAATTGATTGGGAAACATTAGAATTGCAATTTGCAGGAGCATATAACTCTCTTTATATAGTCAGGAAAAACGGAGAGCAAACAAATGAAGAAGCAAATTATGAATTTATTAAATTAAAAGCCGACAGGCAGCCGATAGGAATTTACATCCACGAAAAAGACTTTACGAACCATTCTTTTCAACTACAAAAAGGCGATACAATTTATGCACTTTCCGACGGATATGTTGACCAATTCGGAGGAGATACAGGCGGAAAATTCAAAAGCGGAAGATTCCAAAAACTACTTCTTTCTTTCCAAGATAAAAGTATGGAAGAACAAAAACACATACTCGGCAGAACATTCACAAAATGGAAGCGCGATATTGAACAAATTGATGATGTTCTTATTATCGGTATGAGGATTTAA
- a CDS encoding MFS transporter, which translates to MSGKSKIFNIINIKEGEGTLVFLPIIYSFFTGAALAFFVTSATSLFLSSFEREMLPLAFIAAGVLVWLSGLLYSYFQKKYKYTSVLTGGLLLLLVSVLVFLSLYIKTNSIITIFLLYAWIRVFAYMHAITFWGLAGRLFTLRQGKRVFGLITGGEVFASILSFFSVPFLLKIINTEDLLFISGAALILGFLMLIYIVRKFKNKLSDQKTKEVKQKIRTDKGKVVFLRNRYYKLFFLIAFLPIFAQYFVDFIFQAQAKIEFPVRESLTSFVGLFFGVSAIVEFILKTFVSGRLMNKYGMKFGLVAFPVMLAFSFALASIFGLFYGAVSLFFSFVSLGRLFTRAVRTSFNDPATQILYQPLPPEERIVFQNKVESGPKAYAGIAAGILLFAFTKISWFTLVYFSIFLLIFIFFWYKSATAIFKEYKQILQTVLLKKTGKKIKTVNEEIFEFLKNKAETLNDKTKDIVSYMCNSVFPYRKNLIFAEEKEINKKYKLKELIAFANSENQDEREKAAKLFEDFNIYKVEIFLTKLLTDENFNVRAQAILTAGKLKEPELFKYLFANLRIPEYHDIVFSAIINIGKKILPDLDKFFYTIEHIPDIQMSVIKITELIGGEKAKEILHTKINYTNKTVSNRIIDALSRLSFQAKRADISHLSIKLEDEIGNFVYITACLADLKKQFNENNDILRAVNHEKKNKTERIFTILSVLYDSKAIELIRTNLENIDSDSKGYALEIADIIISELHKKILAPIFDDIPESELVNKYKYSYPQERLSVKERLIDIINSDNSITVNYTKALAVNLLSSYKTDDVFQVLKANIIHPNLIIRESAAITLYNMEPEIFNHQAKLFKTKIKGFNDLIKKVTISEENQNLLVLEKLKLLRSLDIFSNLSYEKLTKFAVHSEEYTIKKGEKMNCEGEDKNTIYLCISGHIFDKERNIEIKEGKIISLYSKNGNINKLNFIADEPTFMFKGKIYLLNNLFAENIEFVEKLTKNIIHS; encoded by the coding sequence TTGTCAGGAAAGTCGAAAATATTCAATATAATAAATATAAAAGAAGGCGAAGGAACTCTTGTTTTTTTACCTATTATTTATTCTTTTTTTACGGGTGCCGCATTAGCATTTTTTGTTACAAGTGCCACTTCACTTTTTTTAAGCAGTTTTGAACGTGAAATGTTGCCTCTGGCTTTTATTGCAGCAGGTGTTTTGGTTTGGTTGTCCGGTTTGCTGTATTCATATTTTCAAAAGAAATACAAATACACGAGTGTTTTAACCGGAGGATTACTTTTATTATTAGTTTCTGTGTTGGTTTTCCTTAGCTTATATATAAAAACAAATTCGATAATAACAATCTTTTTATTGTATGCTTGGATTAGAGTTTTTGCATATATGCACGCAATAACATTTTGGGGATTAGCAGGTCGCCTTTTTACCTTAAGACAAGGAAAACGTGTTTTCGGCTTAATTACCGGAGGCGAAGTTTTTGCAAGTATATTAAGCTTCTTTTCTGTTCCTTTTCTTTTAAAGATTATAAATACGGAAGATTTATTATTTATTTCCGGTGCTGCTTTAATTTTGGGGTTTTTAATGTTAATTTATATTGTAAGAAAATTTAAGAATAAACTTTCAGACCAAAAAACAAAAGAAGTAAAACAAAAGATAAGAACAGATAAAGGCAAAGTTGTTTTTTTAAGAAACAGATATTATAAATTATTCTTTTTAATAGCCTTTTTACCTATTTTTGCCCAGTATTTTGTTGATTTTATTTTTCAGGCACAAGCAAAAATCGAATTTCCGGTAAGAGAATCTTTAACATCATTTGTCGGTTTATTTTTTGGTGTAAGTGCAATCGTAGAATTTATTCTTAAAACATTTGTTTCAGGAAGGCTAATGAATAAATACGGAATGAAATTCGGACTTGTTGCATTTCCCGTAATGTTGGCTTTCAGTTTTGCATTAGCATCGATTTTCGGACTTTTCTACGGTGCTGTTTCTCTATTTTTCTCATTCGTAAGTTTGGGAAGATTATTTACAAGAGCAGTAAGAACATCATTTAATGACCCGGCTACTCAAATTTTATATCAACCGCTGCCTCCGGAAGAACGAATTGTTTTTCAAAATAAAGTAGAAAGCGGACCCAAAGCATACGCAGGAATTGCCGCAGGGATATTATTATTTGCATTTACAAAAATATCTTGGTTTACCCTTGTTTATTTTTCAATTTTTCTGCTGATTTTTATCTTTTTCTGGTACAAAAGTGCAACAGCAATATTTAAAGAGTATAAGCAAATATTACAAACAGTTCTGCTAAAGAAAACCGGCAAAAAAATTAAAACAGTTAATGAAGAAATATTTGAATTTCTCAAAAATAAAGCAGAAACATTAAATGATAAAACAAAAGATATCGTAAGCTATATGTGTAACTCTGTTTTCCCGTACAGGAAGAATCTTATTTTTGCTGAAGAAAAAGAAATAAACAAAAAATATAAATTAAAAGAACTTATTGCTTTTGCAAATTCAGAAAATCAGGATGAACGAGAAAAAGCAGCAAAATTGTTTGAAGATTTTAATATTTATAAAGTTGAGATATTTCTTACAAAATTACTTACCGATGAAAATTTCAATGTTAGAGCACAAGCAATTTTAACTGCAGGAAAACTTAAAGAACCTGAATTATTCAAATATTTATTTGCGAATTTAAGAATCCCGGAATATCACGATATTGTTTTTTCCGCAATTATTAATATCGGAAAAAAAATACTGCCCGACTTAGATAAATTCTTCTATACTATTGAGCATATCCCTGACATTCAGATGTCTGTAATTAAAATAACAGAACTGATAGGAGGAGAAAAAGCAAAAGAAATATTACATACAAAAATAAATTATACAAATAAAACAGTAAGCAACAGAATTATTGATGCTTTAAGCAGGTTGTCATTTCAAGCAAAGAGGGCAGATATTTCGCACCTTTCAATAAAATTGGAAGATGAAATCGGAAACTTTGTTTATATAACGGCTTGCCTTGCCGATTTAAAAAAACAATTTAATGAAAATAACGATATATTAAGGGCTGTTAACCATGAAAAAAAGAATAAAACAGAGCGTATTTTTACAATCTTATCCGTTTTATATGATTCAAAAGCAATTGAACTGATAAGAACAAACTTAGAAAACATCGATTCTGATTCAAAAGGATATGCTCTGGAAATAGCCGATATAATAATTTCGGAATTACATAAAAAAATATTAGCTCCTATTTTTGACGATATTCCCGAAAGTGAATTGGTCAATAAATATAAATATTCTTATCCTCAAGAAAGATTATCTGTTAAAGAAAGATTAATTGACATTATTAACTCCGATAACTCAATAACCGTAAATTACACAAAGGCTTTAGCTGTTAATTTGCTGTCTTCTTATAAAACAGATGATGTTTTTCAGGTATTAAAAGCAAATATTATTCATCCGAATTTAATTATACGAGAAAGTGCTGCAATTACTCTCTATAATATGGAACCCGAAATTTTCAACCATCAGGCAAAATTATTTAAAACAAAAATTAAAGGGTTTAATGACTTAATTAAAAAAGTTACTATAAGCGAAGAAAATCAAAACTTATTAGTTCTTGAAAAACTTAAATTGTTAAGATCGCTTGACATTTTTTCAAATCTAAGTTATGAGAAACTCACAAAATTTGCCGTTCATTCAGAAGAGTACACCATAAAAAAAGGAGAAAAAATGAATTGCGAGGGAGAGGATAAAAATACGATTTATTTATGTATTTCAGGGCATATCTTTGATAAAGAAAGAAATATAGAAATTAAAGAAGGCAAAATAATAAGTTTATACAGTAAAAACGGGAATATTAATAAACTTAATTTTATTGCAGATGAACCTACGTTTATGTTTAAAGGGAAAATTTATTTGTTAAATAATTTATTTGCAGAAAATATCGAGTTTGTAGAAAAACTGACAAAAAATATTATACACAGCTAA